From a single bacterium genomic region:
- a CDS encoding glycerophosphodiester phosphodiesterase, giving the protein MDSTLWLRTNSFPFFSSHDPPRLFAHRGASGHRPENTMEAFSLAWDMGVKYLEMDVHMSRDGHVVVIHDETLDRTTDGHGYVKEHTISELKRLDAGYSFLPENSCEPIFRGMGLRIPLLEEVVKEFPQAMLNIEVKQKTPPMEDSLWKVLSQNGALERVLIASENGELLRRLRARFGPAVATGISRKEAFAFLRWYLTGKRGHYRPQGQALQIPQKIKGLDYISQGFIDAAHQLGLEVHIWTVNDSSRMKKFLDMGADGIITDYPERFPLGNLSGSRSPQLDERKHQGGHHVLRSLNG; this is encoded by the coding sequence ATGGACTCCACCCTCTGGCTAAGAACAAACTCTTTTCCTTTCTTTTCATCACATGACCCCCCCAGGTTATTCGCCCACAGGGGGGCCTCAGGCCACAGGCCAGAGAATACCATGGAAGCTTTCTCTTTGGCCTGGGACATGGGTGTGAAGTACCTGGAAATGGATGTGCATATGAGTCGGGACGGACACGTGGTGGTGATTCACGATGAAACCCTGGATAGGACCACCGACGGCCACGGCTATGTCAAAGAGCACACCATTTCTGAACTGAAAAGATTGGATGCAGGATATTCTTTCCTCCCAGAGAATTCCTGCGAGCCGATTTTTAGAGGCATGGGTTTGCGTATTCCACTTCTGGAAGAGGTGGTTAAGGAGTTCCCCCAGGCCATGTTAAACATTGAGGTGAAGCAGAAAACCCCCCCAATGGAGGATTCTCTTTGGAAAGTACTGTCCCAAAATGGGGCCTTGGAGAGGGTCTTGATTGCCTCAGAGAATGGGGAGTTGCTAAGGCGACTCAGGGCCAGGTTCGGACCCGCTGTGGCCACTGGCATCTCCAGAAAAGAGGCCTTTGCATTTCTTAGGTGGTACCTGACCGGGAAAAGAGGCCATTACCGGCCCCAAGGCCAGGCCCTCCAAATCCCGCAAAAAATAAAAGGTCTTGACTATATAAGCCAGGGATTTATAGATGCTGCTCACCAGCTGGGCCTGGAGGTACACATCTGGACCGTGAATGATTCTTCCAGGATGAAGAAATTTCTCGATATGGGAGCAGACGGTATAATCACCGACTACCCGGAAAGATTTCCCCTAGGAAACCTTTCTGGGTCGCGAAGCCCTCAATTGGATGAGAGAAAGCATCAAGGAGGTCATCATGTATTACGAAGCCTTAATGGATGA
- a CDS encoding phosphodiester glycosidase family protein translates to MRNWKMIPCYLCDPIRLALFLFVMATSTALAEDSVGAFNPQSPTIQSKELLPGLQWIRWTVTNNPDICVLRIDPHRYRFKVLNFLREGVSQPLRMSDWIEKSQALAVFNAGQYYPDFSYMGLLVSGGNKIQGRLHRLFQALFLAEPLREDLQKARILDLAEEEFDPEAHGYLEVAQSFMLLDRWKNIRVRRTPNMAARTILAEETGGNLLLFLTQGPYTLWDLAEIIRDSPFSVLRAMSMDGGEEAQLVLRTENFSYPTLSEVQTQGSTPSRALPTVIAVFPRD, encoded by the coding sequence ATGCGGAATTGGAAAATGATCCCTTGCTATCTTTGTGATCCTATTAGATTGGCCCTATTTCTCTTTGTCATGGCCACCAGCACGGCTCTGGCAGAAGACAGTGTGGGTGCTTTCAACCCCCAATCTCCAACAATTCAATCCAAAGAACTCCTGCCCGGGCTTCAATGGATAAGATGGACAGTTACAAACAATCCAGACATATGTGTCTTGAGAATCGATCCCCACAGGTACAGATTCAAAGTGTTAAACTTTCTCAGGGAAGGTGTTTCCCAACCCCTTAGAATGTCTGACTGGATAGAAAAGAGCCAAGCCCTTGCGGTTTTCAATGCCGGACAGTATTATCCCGACTTCTCATACATGGGTCTTTTGGTAAGCGGGGGCAACAAAATTCAAGGCAGGCTCCACAGGCTCTTCCAGGCGCTTTTTCTGGCAGAACCTCTGAGAGAGGATCTACAGAAGGCCCGAATCCTGGATCTGGCCGAAGAGGAATTCGATCCTGAAGCACACGGCTACCTGGAGGTGGCCCAATCTTTCATGCTCCTGGACAGATGGAAAAACATAAGAGTGCGCCGCACCCCCAATATGGCAGCCAGAACCATCCTGGCAGAGGAGACAGGGGGCAATCTGCTTCTTTTTTTAACCCAAGGGCCATACACCCTTTGGGATCTGGCAGAGATTATTCGAGACAGCCCTTTTTCTGTGTTGAGGGCCATGAGCATGGATGGGGGCGAGGAGGCTCAGCTTGTTTTGCGAACGGAAAATTTTAGCTATCCAACCTTGTCTGAAGTGCAAACGCAAGGATCCACTCCTTCCAGGGCACTGCCCACGGTAATTGCCGTATTCCCAAGAGATTGA
- the nifU gene encoding Fe-S cluster assembly protein NifU — MWEYTEKVMDHFRNPRNVGVIDDADGVGEVGSMACGDALTLYIKVDQQGRIKDAKFQTFGCASAIASSSALTELIKGKTIEEALKITNQDIADYLGGLPEQKMHCSVMGREALLAAIANYKGQSRESLASPLVCECFGVTQEEIERAIRENGLTTREQVTHYTKAGGGCGSCHERIEEILARLKKEVPVVALPAQRRLTNLQKMRLVEETIERQIRPELQKDGGDIELVDVEGNRVMVSLRGVCTGCPSSNITIKGIEQKLKEMVSQDLVVEEVRQ, encoded by the coding sequence ATGTGGGAGTATACCGAAAAGGTGATGGACCATTTTCGAAATCCTAGAAACGTGGGTGTAATAGATGATGCCGATGGAGTGGGTGAAGTGGGTTCCATGGCCTGCGGTGATGCCTTGACTTTGTACATAAAGGTCGACCAGCAGGGACGAATAAAGGACGCCAAGTTTCAGACCTTTGGCTGTGCCAGCGCCATAGCTTCATCCTCGGCCCTAACAGAACTCATAAAGGGTAAGACCATAGAGGAGGCCTTAAAGATAACCAACCAGGACATAGCAGATTACCTGGGTGGTCTTCCAGAACAGAAGATGCACTGTTCGGTCATGGGCCGTGAAGCTCTTTTGGCTGCCATTGCCAACTACAAGGGGCAGAGCCGAGAGAGCCTGGCGTCTCCCCTTGTGTGCGAATGCTTCGGGGTCACACAAGAGGAGATAGAGCGTGCAATTCGGGAAAACGGACTCACCACCAGGGAGCAGGTGACCCACTACACCAAGGCAGGGGGCGGTTGCGGCAGTTGCCATGAGCGCATAGAGGAGATATTGGCAAGACTCAAGAAGGAAGTTCCTGTGGTCGCATTGCCTGCCCAGAGAAGACTCACCAACCTCCAGAAGATGCGTTTGGTGGAAGAGACCATAGAGAGGCAGATTCGTCCCGAACTTCAAAAGGATGGCGGTGACATTGAGCTCGTAGACGTGGAGGGGAATCGGGTGATGGTTTCCCTAAGAGGGGTTTGCACCGGGTGTCCAAGTTCCAACATAACCATAAAGGGAATAGAACAAAAACTCAAAGAAATGGTTTCCCAGGATTTGGTGGTGGAGGAGGTGCGCCAATGA
- a CDS encoding type II secretion system protein N, with the protein MGRILVASMCFSIVGIIIFGLNLWETLRTPTSVPAPPPKSERSKKILELPSLKSKEQYDLIARRNIFSMGDAPKKAPAPEAPKAPVETALNLKLKGTVVSPGGLALAMIEDPTQRREDLYIVGDKLQDAQIVRILPNQVILQRSGREETLSLFSETTSKGGLKPVQGQPQAPSSKPTSPPQARAPGGPAPEASSPKGGQQQAVQALMAKLRLKPHFADGKPSGFVVGDVPMGSVFQAAGLKVGDIVVGINDEEVRTPNQLLKAYKEVSQAGELWLEVLRDGQEETIEVDIETILSQK; encoded by the coding sequence ATGGGCAGGATCTTGGTTGCCTCCATGTGCTTCTCCATCGTGGGAATCATTATTTTCGGCCTCAATCTTTGGGAAACACTCCGTACACCGACCTCTGTACCAGCTCCTCCACCCAAGTCTGAAAGAAGCAAGAAAATCCTTGAACTACCCTCTTTGAAATCCAAGGAACAGTATGATCTTATAGCCAGGAGAAATATCTTCTCCATGGGAGATGCTCCCAAGAAGGCTCCTGCTCCAGAGGCGCCCAAGGCTCCGGTGGAGACTGCTTTGAACCTGAAATTGAAGGGCACAGTTGTCTCCCCAGGAGGCCTGGCTTTGGCAATGATCGAGGATCCGACTCAACGAAGAGAGGATCTCTACATAGTGGGTGACAAGCTCCAGGATGCCCAGATCGTGAGGATTCTACCCAACCAGGTGATCTTGCAAAGATCTGGCAGGGAAGAAACACTAAGCCTTTTTTCAGAAACAACCTCCAAGGGAGGGCTTAAGCCTGTTCAGGGGCAACCCCAGGCTCCCTCCTCCAAGCCCACCTCACCCCCCCAGGCACGGGCCCCAGGAGGTCCGGCTCCTGAGGCTTCCTCGCCCAAGGGGGGACAGCAGCAGGCTGTACAGGCTCTCATGGCCAAGCTTCGTTTAAAGCCTCATTTTGCTGATGGAAAACCATCGGGGTTTGTAGTGGGGGATGTCCCCATGGGGAGTGTGTTCCAGGCTGCGGGGCTCAAGGTGGGTGACATAGTAGTGGGCATCAACGACGAGGAGGTTCGGACTCCCAACCAATTGCTCAAGGCCTACAAAGAGGTCTCCCAGGCAGGAGAACTATGGTTAGAGGTTTTAAGGGATGGCCAAGAGGAGACCATCGAGGTTGACATAGA
- the nifS gene encoding cysteine desulfurase NifS: MKVVYMDNNATTRVDPLVVQEMLPFFTETYGNPSSMHLVGARAQKAVAQAREKVAQLLNAHPDEIVFTSCGTESDNAAIRGVLEASPEKRHLVTTRVEHPAVWNQIPYLRQKGYRVTELRVDREGRLDLEHLKASLTDDTALVSIMFANNETGVIFPLEEVAQIVKARGIVFHTDAVQAVGKIPVDLSKLPVDLLSMSGHKIHAPKGIGVLYIRRGTKVAPFMIGGHQEKGRRGGTENVPYIVGLGKAAEISQQELSKESMRLQGLRDKLEHGILERIPRVLVNGKGAERLPNTLSCCFEYVEGESLLLLLSDLGICASSGSACTSGSLEPSHVLRAMGIPYTAAHGSVRFSLGRFNTEEEVDFVLENLPGIVERLRQISPFWERRAEVSKG, from the coding sequence ATGAAGGTCGTTTACATGGACAACAATGCCACCACCAGGGTAGACCCTTTGGTAGTCCAAGAGATGCTTCCCTTTTTCACAGAAACATATGGGAATCCATCCAGTATGCATTTGGTGGGGGCAAGAGCCCAAAAAGCAGTGGCCCAGGCAAGGGAAAAGGTGGCTCAACTTTTGAATGCACACCCAGATGAGATCGTCTTTACCAGTTGCGGCACAGAGAGTGACAATGCGGCCATAAGAGGGGTCTTGGAGGCCTCACCCGAGAAGCGCCACCTGGTTACCACCCGGGTGGAACACCCAGCGGTTTGGAATCAGATCCCGTACCTGCGTCAAAAGGGTTATCGAGTCACAGAGCTTAGGGTGGATAGAGAAGGCAGGCTGGATCTGGAGCATCTGAAAGCTTCTCTCACCGATGACACTGCCTTGGTGAGCATCATGTTTGCCAACAACGAGACAGGAGTCATTTTCCCTTTGGAGGAGGTGGCCCAGATCGTCAAGGCAAGGGGTATAGTTTTTCACACAGATGCAGTCCAGGCAGTGGGAAAGATTCCTGTGGATCTTTCCAAGCTGCCCGTGGATCTCTTGAGCATGTCAGGCCACAAGATCCACGCCCCCAAAGGTATAGGTGTTCTGTACATAAGACGTGGTACCAAGGTAGCCCCATTCATGATAGGAGGGCACCAAGAGAAAGGGCGTAGAGGCGGCACCGAGAACGTGCCTTACATAGTTGGGCTTGGCAAAGCAGCCGAGATAAGCCAGCAGGAGCTTTCCAAGGAATCCATGAGACTCCAGGGGCTAAGGGACAAGCTGGAGCATGGCATCTTGGAGAGGATCCCCAGAGTGCTGGTCAATGGGAAGGGGGCTGAACGGCTGCCCAACACCTTGAGCTGTTGTTTTGAGTACGTGGAAGGAGAAAGTCTCTTGCTTCTGCTCAGCGACCTGGGGATCTGTGCTTCTTCAGGATCAGCCTGCACTTCAGGATCTCTGGAACCCTCCCATGTTTTGAGGGCCATGGGGATTCCCTATACGGCCGCACACGGCTCCGTGAGGTTCAGCCTGGGTCGTTTCAACACAGAAGAGGAAGTGGATTTCGTCTTGGAGAATCTTCCGGGCATTGTTGAGAGGCTGAGGCAGATCTCTCCATTTTGGGAGAGAAGGGCTGAGGTCTCAAAAGGCTGA
- a CDS encoding acyl-CoA dehydrogenase, with protein MYYEALMDEKAREIQREVRRFVKEQVSPDYVRAMDREEILYPREFVQKLASCGLLGLRFEPRWGGRGLPWTAEVVAEEEVGVLGTALGCAFVMPSIVGEALHVFGSEEQKERFLRPILKAEKISAEALTEPRGGSDFFGATTRAVLDGDHFVVNGQKRFVVGAAEADIFLVYCRTNFDPHAHKYSRISALIIERGPGLEAEYIYGLMGTRGGGTGRLVFRDMRVPKENLIGGLHGGAMVFNQMMIPERLTSAAASVGGARAALEIATRYSHRRHAFGQPIRNFQGVSFKVADAITQLDAARGLVYMAARAVDENAPYARRLVSEAKKFATDVAWNVTNQAMQIMGGIGYTDVYPVEKIVRDTRLTQIWTGTNEVMNLLIQHEYYREVIEGSTDARDVEKDALRQDEAEKCFTDEDMWRVHEQAKK; from the coding sequence ATGTATTACGAAGCCTTAATGGATGAAAAAGCCAGAGAGATCCAGCGCGAGGTAAGGAGATTTGTCAAAGAACAGGTCAGCCCTGATTATGTAAGGGCCATGGATCGAGAGGAAATCCTCTATCCTCGTGAATTCGTTCAGAAGCTTGCCTCCTGCGGCCTCTTGGGCCTCAGATTTGAACCTCGCTGGGGAGGCAGGGGGCTGCCATGGACAGCCGAGGTGGTAGCCGAGGAGGAGGTGGGGGTTCTGGGGACTGCCTTGGGATGCGCCTTCGTGATGCCATCCATAGTGGGGGAGGCTCTTCACGTTTTTGGCAGCGAGGAGCAAAAAGAACGATTTCTCAGGCCCATTCTGAAGGCAGAAAAAATAAGCGCGGAAGCCCTGACAGAGCCAAGGGGAGGCTCGGACTTCTTTGGTGCCACCACCAGGGCTGTCCTGGATGGGGATCATTTTGTGGTGAATGGCCAAAAAAGGTTTGTGGTGGGGGCCGCGGAAGCAGACATATTCCTGGTTTACTGCCGCACAAATTTTGATCCCCATGCGCACAAGTACAGCCGTATAAGCGCGCTGATCATAGAAAGGGGACCTGGGCTGGAAGCAGAGTATATCTATGGGTTGATGGGTACCAGGGGAGGCGGTACAGGGAGGCTGGTTTTCAGGGATATGCGGGTGCCCAAAGAGAACCTCATCGGCGGACTTCATGGAGGAGCCATGGTTTTCAACCAGATGATGATCCCCGAGAGACTTACCTCTGCGGCGGCCAGTGTGGGGGGCGCCAGGGCCGCCCTGGAAATAGCAACTCGCTACAGCCATAGGAGGCACGCTTTTGGTCAGCCCATTCGCAACTTCCAGGGTGTGAGCTTCAAGGTGGCCGATGCCATCACCCAGTTGGATGCAGCCAGAGGTCTGGTTTATATGGCAGCTCGTGCCGTGGATGAGAATGCACCTTATGCAAGAAGGCTCGTGAGCGAGGCCAAGAAATTCGCCACAGATGTGGCATGGAACGTGACCAACCAGGCCATGCAGATAATGGGAGGCATAGGCTATACAGATGTCTACCCCGTGGAAAAGATAGTCAGGGACACCAGACTCACCCAGATATGGACCGGCACCAACGAAGTCATGAATCTTCTCATTCAGCATGAGTATTATAGGGAAGTGATAGAGGGTTCTACGGATGCAAGGGACGTGGAGAAAGACGCTTTGAGACAGGATGAGGCAGAAAAATGCTTCACAGATGAGGACATGTGGAGAGTTCACGAGCAAGCAAAGAAATAA
- a CDS encoding acyl-CoA dehydrogenase family protein, which yields MYLELDMPHRVVQRVVRQFGSQHISPEVAARMDSTGRFPWEVVRAMGSLGYLGLQVSHELGGAQLDWLGTVIVVEEISRCCGALGLLLAVHNGVVINPLMRFGNQEQKERFLGPLAKGDAIGAFCLTEANAGSEAGAIQTAAVLDADGLLLNGTKVFVTNGGVASLALVFARTFMTGRSNESSVIMVESHREGFSRGPVEELCGMRGNPVCSLSFDGCRVPLQNLLGQPGDGLKIALATLDGGRVGIAAQALGLAQASLDAAISYASERIQFGKPIATFQAIQSKVAQMAVEIEAARLLTYKAARLLDAAERASKNSAMAKLFSSEVAVRAALEAVQIHGGYGYSRAYAVERYLRDAKATQIYEGTSEIQRMVIYRELSLSSSARGSARPEA from the coding sequence ATGTATCTGGAACTGGATATGCCACACAGGGTGGTTCAAAGAGTGGTAAGGCAGTTTGGCTCACAACACATTTCCCCCGAGGTGGCCGCCCGCATGGATTCCACCGGACGGTTTCCATGGGAGGTTGTAAGGGCTATGGGTTCTTTGGGCTATTTGGGACTTCAGGTCAGCCATGAGCTTGGGGGAGCGCAGCTGGACTGGCTTGGGACGGTGATTGTGGTGGAAGAAATATCACGCTGTTGCGGGGCTTTGGGATTGCTGTTGGCCGTGCACAACGGGGTGGTTATCAATCCCCTCATGCGCTTTGGCAATCAGGAGCAGAAAGAGAGGTTTCTGGGTCCATTAGCCAAAGGAGATGCCATCGGAGCCTTTTGCCTTACCGAGGCCAATGCAGGCTCCGAGGCCGGCGCCATACAGACAGCAGCTGTGCTGGATGCAGATGGTCTGCTCTTGAATGGCACCAAGGTTTTTGTGACCAATGGTGGTGTGGCGTCTCTGGCACTGGTTTTTGCAAGGACATTTATGACCGGAAGATCCAATGAATCCAGCGTCATCATGGTGGAGTCGCACAGAGAAGGTTTTTCCAGGGGTCCGGTGGAGGAGCTGTGCGGAATGAGGGGAAACCCCGTTTGCTCGCTCTCCTTCGATGGTTGCCGTGTACCTCTTCAAAATCTATTGGGACAGCCCGGAGATGGCTTGAAAATAGCCCTGGCCACTCTGGATGGTGGACGTGTGGGCATAGCAGCGCAGGCTTTAGGGCTGGCTCAGGCTTCTTTGGATGCGGCCATTTCCTATGCCAGTGAGAGGATCCAGTTCGGAAAGCCCATAGCTACCTTCCAGGCGATCCAGTCCAAGGTGGCCCAGATGGCTGTGGAAATAGAAGCGGCAAGACTCTTGACCTATAAGGCGGCCCGCCTCTTGGATGCGGCAGAGAGGGCATCCAAGAACTCTGCCATGGCGAAGCTTTTCAGTAGTGAGGTGGCTGTGCGAGCAGCCTTGGAAGCAGTGCAGATCCACGGGGGGTACGGTTACAGCCGGGCCTATGCCGTGGAAAGATACTTGAGGGACGCCAAAGCCACCCAAATATACGAAGGCACATCGGAAATACAGCGGATGGTGATATACAGGGAACTTTCATTGTCTTCATCGGCCCGGGGTTCTGCCCGTCCTGAGGCCTGA